TATACATATAAATGTATagatatatttgtttttattgtagcCATAAGGAGGAAGAGGTAAACATAATAGACCCAACTTTTTTGTAGCCTGGTTATTGAAATGTCAATATGTCATTCCATTATGATTTTTAACTCTGCATAATTTTTCCTGTACCTTGCAATTTTTTGGTTTGGTGTGAATGTATTTGATTTGGATGAACTCGATAGTCCAAACTGTATTATGTCATTTTTCAatggtaaataaaaaagcatacaTATTGCCAAGCAGCTCACCTTGCATTGAATGAGTTAACTTGTTGTATTTGACTTCATATTTTTTCTTGGTGTTATCATGTATGAAAGAAAAGATATTGCAGAACAAATAACTACATAACAAACAACTTGACTTAAATTAATTGTGTTGCAATGCAATGTTTTCTCAACCATTGTGAGACAGCTAGAGAACTGCTGTAGTTGATATTGTACATACTGATAGGCCAGCCAAACAAGATTTCACCATCAAGTGTTTAAGTTTACTCTGCTTGTGTTTAGCATATTTACAAGCTGCCTATTTTGGCTGGGGTGATATAACTATGGAATTGCATGTTTGTTGATTCATGTTTTAACAACTTCTGAGTTACCTTGTCTGGgtaactatatatatatatatatatatatatatatatatatatatatacatactgGAGCTGTTCTTTTAATCTTGTCTAGGCCTATCTATATAATTAGATCTATCTAGCAACTCACTTCTCTTGTTGTAAAGCTTGATGTTGATTTCAAGAACTCTGTTTTCATAGACATGGAAGGGACTAGTCAGTCTAGCCAAGCCCAACGTTGCCGTAATGGCGGCTGTGGCTTTTATGGAAGTTCAAAAAATGATGGCATGTGTTCAAGGTGTTACAAGGAGGTactacaaaagaaaaataatccAGATCGAATTTCACCAGGTAGGCTGTAGTTCGTTTTTCCTTTGACCTTGTTTGGAATGCTGAGCTTTGGCTGTTGATTCTTCTGTCCAAGGATGTATGGCAGTATTAATTTCCTGTTATCGCAAAAGGAAGCAAATGCGGGttaaagtgtttgttttggGGACTTGCCAACAACTTAGACCAGATCTAAACCTCTGTTTAGTTTAACTATCTCTCTTTCTACAACATACTTTGTTTGAAATGGTTTGGAAATGTTTGACTGAAAATCCTTGACGTTGATATGTGTTGATACTTTAAATAACATTATGAAGTTTCATATAAGTTGTAGTTTTATTGCATTGCCTTTTATGTCTCATATCTGGTTACTTGTTAATCTTACCAGTACTCACAGCTTAAATCAGGTCATTAGTTGTTGCTTCAACCTCTGGTGACCTGTCTGTACTCTCTAACAAGAAATGCTGTATTTCCCTATCTCAGTTATGATGCTTTATAAAGTAACAATAAGAAACACTTCTCAATTAGGACTTTACCTCAATCTAACAGTGCTATTTTTTTatctaattttattttatttccagTGAACCACGTGAACACGACGAAGCCAATGGAATTAACTAGGTAAATGATTGCTAACTTTTGAGATATTCAGTGCTATGCAATTATAGCAAGCGAATAGTACAGTTGTATACTTTAATCACACAGCACACGGGAAAAATGTAGTGATTCTTatgtaacaaaattaattacttCCCCTATAACTATTGCCactccaaaattttttttctcatttttttgGTGGTTTGGAAATTGGATATGAGTGCACTTTATAGAATAATAAACTATTAAGAGCTGAACCACAGTAGTTCTGAAtccaatttttgcatttttctaaaTCCTGTGGATCAGTTTTTTGCAACTGGCGCAAGCAGTCAATTTCTCACTTCTTACTAAGAACATGTTAATCTGAGGACTTTACACCAAAGAACCAAACTCTGTCAATATCATACATACATTAATTGGACGTTatgcattgaaacgtattcaTCTAGTTTAGTCCAAGTAAAAATTTAGCAGTAAGCACTTTAATGACTTATGGCATAATCGAACATTTGATGTAAAGTTGGAATACTTCGATGTgataacaattttaaaatagaaGAAAAAGCGTTGCTAGTTAagcttaaaatgaaaataactgAATCATTATTGTATGATATATATTACGAGGGATGCCTGTGCATTACATTTAGTGTTAATTAattgtataatttttattttcagtagCAGCAGCACCCAACCTATTGCTATTCCTTCTGCTACTAACCCATCTACTGCATTGACATCTCCTTCTCCGCAGGTTGGTAACTTAACTAATTGAGTATTGTACGAGCTGGCAAAGAAAGTTAACATAGAAAAATCTAGATCATTAAGAATTGTACAATCAGCAAGGAATGTAGTAGTtgtagtaataataatattgtaaCCTGTAGTTGTAATAATCAGCGGAGGTTTTTTGAAACTGCAACCAAACAACACCCTAGGGCTAAAAATGCAATCAATATATTGCACAATGGCTATtcaattcataaagatctgcGCACTGAAGTTTGTTAGGTAGAAATGTTTTTCCAAGATGGGTTTTGCAATGGCTAATGTTCTAAAACACACTGTTTGATtagatatttgtttttaagcaGCTAATGTTTCAATACAGTGAATTGCCATTACCCGCGCAGCTTGTTCGATAAGATTTTTGTTCATAATAGACCATTATTTGAACACAATAAAGAACAATTTGCCTGCACAGGAACTCAAATTTGATCTACTAAAGTTAACTAAATGGTGGCTGGATTTATTATCCAGGTATTCTAATGCAATTTTTACTGCACAGGATTAATTGAAGATTTTTCTGCTTGCTTATTATTAGAACTTGAGCTCAGATGAAGCAAGTACCTCAATGGATGACAGTACTGTCTCACCCTCCAAGCCTAAAAAGAATCGTTGCGCATCTTGTAGGAAACGTCTGGGACTCACCGGTATTTGAGTGTTTTATTAAGTTATCTGTAGAAAATTATATACTGGCTTGGTGCAATCTATACCTTTTGGGCTAATTTATTACTATGAAGCCGTTTACAAATGGGGTATAGCATCCGTGTAACAATTCCGTTTATGCAATTCACCACACTGACACTGTTTGCTCTGTTGGGTTGAGACTAGGCATGGGGTGAATACAGCAAGAAAGTATTCAAATGCGAATATGAATACTTCtattttttatacaaatacattgctttaaaatgttatcgaatacaaatatttcatcAATACATTCACGCATACATTGGGTATAAATCAGTCTTAGAATTTCACAGTAATgtatgttgctcacagtgaaatagtcacttgcaataccgtttttttttttcgagTATTACGGGCCCAttacttttacaaatatatCGATTGTTGACACTTAACACAAGTGACGGGATTCTGGGCTCCCGGCACAAAGCCCGCAATTGTTGTGTTTCCATTACACAATGTATTCAAGTTTGAATACTTTTCAAACTGTGTTCATTGGAATACAAATACAGTATTCCAATGTCCCAAGCCTGATTAAACTTCACAACTATGTCAGCACTCATAACTGGTTATCTTTGAAGTGAGGTCTATATCAGTGAAAGTGTGTTATGATAATACCTTCGACAGGTCATATGACTTTAATCAGAAAGAAATAACTCTAATTTAATGTTGTTATAAGGTTTCTACTGTCGTTGCGGGAAGATTTTCTGCAGCCTCCATCGCTACTCTGACCAACATGCCTGCGAATTTGATTACAAAGCGGATGCCCAAGCCAAGATCAGAAAAGAAAATCCGGTCGTTGTTGGcgagaaaataaacaaaatttaattcacTCAAGatactttctttgttttcaattaaCCACTTGACATGCCTAACCGCTGTAATAAAACCTGGACAGACTTTTGCCTGGAAATGTGTTAATTACTTTATTTTGCTCCAATTGCTTCAGGCAAATGTGTTCTTTGCCCATCCTGCTTCTTTTTTTGCTTGAAATCAAAGTTTAGTTATTAGTCAGTTATTTACCCCTTCCcaaagttaactttatttatttgtctttCCAATTTGTCATGAACATGCATATGTCGCTGTTGCAATACTGGGAACTAGTTAAAGTACAAGATTTTTTCCTTTTCGCTACATCACTGAATGCATCTGGGTTACTTTTAGTGCATGTGTGATTTTAGGGGGTGTCTGtctcttttatttttattcgcCAACTGAGCTTGGTGTGTATTGCCTGTATAAAGCTTCACACTCAAATTCGTaagtttttgctttgtttttattattattctgTCCTGTATCCTCTACAATTTTGATCTGTGGGAACATGTACGTTGTTTGTTTGATGATTCTTTATTCCAGTAATTACCATGGCAGCTAATCGTATTTTATCCTTGGTATCGATGGGTTATGGAAGACGTGCCGCACTCTCAAGTTTGTTGTTCTTTTTAGTGTTAGGCAATCTTTTTAgctgtttttttcatttcatgtG
The Clavelina lepadiformis chromosome 4, kaClaLepa1.1, whole genome shotgun sequence DNA segment above includes these coding regions:
- the LOC143452775 gene encoding AN1-type zinc finger protein 6-like isoform X3, which encodes MEGTSQSSQAQRCRNGGCGFYGSSKNDGMCSRCYKEVLQKKNNPDRISPVNHVNTTKPMELTSSSSTQPIAIPSATNPSTALTSPSPQNLSSDEASTSMDDSTVSPSKPKKNRCASCRKRLGLTGFYCRCGKIFCSLHRYSDQHACEFDYKADAQAKIRKENPVVVGEKINKI
- the LOC143452775 gene encoding AN1-type zinc finger protein 6-like isoform X1, which produces MKRGPTEDADSKPRKRSRESVAVEDMEGTSQSSQAQRCRNGGCGFYGSSKNDGMCSRCYKEVLQKKNNPDRISPVNHVNTTKPMELTSSSSTQPIAIPSATNPSTALTSPSPQNLSSDEASTSMDDSTVSPSKPKKNRCASCRKRLGLTGFYCRCGKIFCSLHRYSDQHACEFDYKADAQAKIRKENPVVVGEKINKI
- the LOC143452775 gene encoding AN1-type zinc finger protein 6-like isoform X2 — translated: MKRGPTEDADSKPRKRSRESVAVEDMEGTSQSSQAQRCRNGGCGFYGSSKNDGMCSRCYKEVLQKKNNPDRISPVNHVNTTKPMELTSSSTQPIAIPSATNPSTALTSPSPQNLSSDEASTSMDDSTVSPSKPKKNRCASCRKRLGLTGFYCRCGKIFCSLHRYSDQHACEFDYKADAQAKIRKENPVVVGEKINKI